Proteins from a single region of Methanoculleus horonobensis:
- a CDS encoding tyrosine--tRNA ligase codes for MDPYELATRNTVEVVTDEELRALIDRPVRRVYTGYEPSGEIHLGHMVTVNKLMDLQQAGFEVTVLIADLHAFLNRKGTMEEIRETAEYNRLCFEGLGLRGANYVLGSDVQLTAEYELAVLELSQAITLNRAKRSMDEVGRQMDNPTVSQMVYPIMQMVDIATLKVDAAVGGIDQRKIHMLAREHLPSIGYPAPVCIHTPIINGLDGKKMSSSAGNVISVADSEEDIKKKMKKAFCPPEIENNPVLEILRYHVFPRTDAVAIRRPEKFGGDREFAVYEDLERAYAAGEVHPMDLKAAAAAHLIDILAPVHDYVCSR; via the coding sequence ATGGATCCGTACGAACTGGCGACCCGGAATACCGTAGAGGTCGTCACCGACGAGGAACTGCGCGCGCTCATCGACCGTCCGGTCAGGCGGGTCTACACCGGCTACGAGCCGAGCGGAGAGATCCACCTCGGCCATATGGTGACGGTGAACAAGCTGATGGACCTGCAGCAGGCAGGGTTCGAGGTGACCGTGCTGATCGCCGACCTCCACGCGTTCTTGAACCGCAAGGGGACGATGGAAGAGATCCGGGAGACGGCCGAGTACAACCGCCTCTGCTTCGAGGGGCTCGGCCTCCGCGGCGCAAACTATGTCCTCGGCTCGGACGTGCAGCTCACGGCGGAGTACGAGCTCGCCGTCCTTGAACTCTCCCAGGCGATCACCCTCAACCGGGCGAAGAGGAGCATGGACGAGGTCGGGCGGCAGATGGATAACCCGACGGTCTCGCAGATGGTCTACCCCATCATGCAGATGGTCGATATCGCGACGCTTAAGGTGGACGCCGCCGTCGGCGGGATCGACCAGCGAAAGATTCACATGCTCGCGCGGGAACACCTCCCGTCGATCGGGTATCCGGCGCCGGTCTGCATCCATACGCCGATCATCAACGGCCTCGACGGAAAGAAGATGTCGTCGTCAGCCGGAAACGTCATATCGGTCGCCGATTCCGAGGAGGATATCAAGAAGAAGATGAAGAAGGCGTTCTGCCCACCGGAGATCGAGAACAACCCGGTGCTCGAGATCCTGCGCTACCACGTCTTCCCCCGGACGGATGCGGTTGCCATCCGCCGGCCGGAGAAGTTCGGCGGCGACCGGGAGTTTGCCGTCTACGAAGACCTCGAGCGTGCCTACGCCGCGGGCGAGGTTCACCCGATGGACCTCAAAGCGGCGGCAGCCGCGCACCTCATCGATATCCTCGCCCCCGTACACGATTACGTCTGCAGCAGGTGA
- a CDS encoding ferrous iron transporter B, whose product MKTVVLMGNPNVGKSGIFSRLTGTRVITSNYAGTTVDVSRGKMRLPDGPAAVIDAPGTYSLTPTNPAEEVATEILGEADVVVNVVDATNLERNLYLTLETLERGVPAAVALNLWDEAGHQGIAIDVDGLEALLGVPVVPTVGLSGEGIRELVRRLGEACPSATIQPMSEEERWVAVGRITGEVQTIAHRHHTLADRLSEASIRPTSGLFIALAVIAAAFLAVRWIGEGLISFVFEPLFDLYTPIVMRASDLLGPGILHEILIGHLIDGEIDYVQSMGLLTTGLYVPFAMILPYIVAFYLVLSILEDTGYLPRLATLADTFFHRLGMHGYGIIPVFLGFGCNVPGALATRVLETKKQRFIAATLMSLAIPCMAQIAMIFAVLGPFGLHYVVMVFVTLALVYVAAGLILNRVVPGECPEIFLEIPPYRAPDLRATVTKTWMRVRGFVGEAIPYLFLGILLVNLLYSVGFLDLLAAAFAPVMEAWLGLPAGAAVALLVGFLRKDLAVGMLVPLGMSPEQLVIAVTMLTIYFPCVATFVVLLRELGARGMLAAAGVMVTAALLVGGALRVILIGF is encoded by the coding sequence ATGAAGACCGTCGTCCTGATGGGCAACCCGAACGTCGGGAAGAGCGGGATCTTCTCTCGGCTGACCGGCACCCGGGTCATCACCTCGAACTACGCCGGAACCACCGTCGACGTCTCCCGCGGGAAGATGCGTCTTCCGGACGGCCCCGCCGCGGTGATCGACGCACCCGGTACCTACTCCCTCACCCCCACGAACCCGGCCGAAGAGGTCGCCACGGAGATCCTCGGAGAGGCCGACGTCGTCGTCAACGTCGTCGATGCGACCAACCTGGAGAGAAACCTCTACCTGACCCTCGAGACCCTGGAGCGCGGGGTCCCGGCGGCCGTCGCGCTCAACCTCTGGGACGAGGCCGGCCACCAGGGGATCGCGATCGACGTCGACGGACTTGAAGCGCTCCTCGGGGTGCCGGTCGTCCCGACCGTGGGCCTTTCCGGGGAGGGGATCCGGGAACTCGTGAGGCGGCTCGGCGAGGCATGCCCCTCGGCGACGATACAGCCCATGAGCGAGGAGGAGCGGTGGGTGGCGGTCGGCCGGATCACCGGGGAGGTGCAGACGATCGCCCACCGGCACCACACCCTCGCCGACCGGCTCAGCGAGGCGAGCATCCGGCCGACCAGCGGCCTCTTCATAGCTCTCGCGGTCATCGCCGCCGCGTTCCTGGCGGTCCGGTGGATCGGCGAAGGACTCATATCGTTCGTCTTCGAGCCGCTCTTCGACCTCTATACCCCGATCGTCATGAGGGCGAGTGACCTCCTCGGCCCCGGGATCCTGCACGAGATCCTGATCGGGCACCTCATCGACGGCGAGATCGATTACGTCCAGTCGATGGGGCTCCTGACGACGGGGCTGTACGTTCCATTCGCCATGATCCTCCCCTACATCGTGGCGTTCTACCTCGTCCTCTCGATCCTCGAGGACACCGGCTACCTCCCCCGGCTCGCGACGCTGGCCGATACCTTCTTCCACCGGCTCGGGATGCACGGCTACGGCATCATCCCGGTCTTCCTCGGGTTCGGGTGCAACGTGCCGGGGGCGCTCGCCACCCGGGTGCTGGAGACGAAGAAGCAGCGGTTCATCGCCGCCACCCTCATGTCGCTTGCGATCCCGTGCATGGCCCAGATCGCGATGATCTTCGCGGTGCTCGGGCCTTTCGGTCTGCACTACGTAGTGATGGTCTTTGTGACCCTCGCGCTCGTCTACGTCGCCGCGGGCCTGATCCTGAACCGGGTCGTGCCGGGCGAGTGCCCGGAGATATTTTTAGAGATCCCGCCCTACCGGGCGCCGGATCTCCGGGCGACCGTCACGAAGACCTGGATGCGGGTTAGGGGCTTCGTCGGGGAGGCGATCCCCTACCTCTTTCTTGGTATCCTGCTCGTCAACCTGCTCTATTCGGTCGGGTTCCTCGACCTGCTCGCGGCCGCCTTCGCTCCGGTGATGGAGGCCTGGCTCGGGCTTCCCGCCGGGGCGGCCGTCGCGCTCCTCGTAGGTTTTCTCAGAAAGGATCTCGCGGTGGGGATGCTGGTGCCGCTCGGGATGAGCCCGGAACAGCTCGTGATCGCGGTGACGATGCTCACGATCTACTTCCCGTGCGTGGCGACGTTCGTTGTGCTCCTCCGGGAACTCGGGGCGCGGGGGATGCTCGCCGCCGCAGGCGTGATGGTGACGGCGGCGCTCCTCGTCGGGGGCGCGCTGCGGGTGATCCTGATCGGGTTTTAA
- a CDS encoding KTSC domain-containing protein, with amino-acid sequence MSRQSAGRSGAVRSVGYDPTTKALLVICESADAYRYAGVPKEVYDALFAAPSRGQFVRESIEGRYPREKFPCMMVGEEV; translated from the coding sequence ATGTCCCGACAGTCAGCCGGACGTTCCGGCGCCGTACGATCCGTCGGCTACGACCCGACGACGAAGGCGCTCCTCGTCATCTGCGAGAGCGCCGACGCCTATCGTTATGCCGGCGTTCCAAAAGAGGTCTACGACGCCCTCTTCGCGGCCCCGTCGCGGGGGCAGTTCGTTCGCGAGTCGATAGAGGGCAGGTACCCGCGGGAGAAGTTTCCCTGCATGATGGTGGGGGAGGAGGTCTGA
- a CDS encoding DUF5661 family protein codes for MARRDITADEAKAMGEQLGITWEEFDVEQFRRGMVVELEHGLRDPATNVTDDDLFLTAKIALAHLNEFPDYYNRLEEMEEEAEAYWAEQAAQAP; via the coding sequence ATGGCACGAAGAGACATAACCGCGGATGAAGCAAAGGCGATGGGCGAGCAGCTCGGCATCACCTGGGAGGAGTTCGACGTCGAACAGTTCCGGCGCGGCATGGTCGTGGAACTCGAGCACGGCCTCCGCGACCCGGCGACGAACGTCACCGACGACGACCTCTTTCTGACGGCAAAGATAGCGCTTGCCCACTTGAACGAGTTCCCGGACTACTACAACCGGCTCGAGGAGATGGAGGAAGAGGCGGAGGCTTACTGGGCGGAGCAGGCAGCGCAGGCGCCCTAG
- a CDS encoding KH domain-containing protein — protein MTIQEMKVSTARIGVLIGKSGSTKREIEEKTGITLRIDSEEGLVTLEGEDPVGVMTATNVVSAINRGFSPERALRLLDDEDMMLDILDLADLSGTTRQLERLRGRIIGKAGTSRAQIEDMTTTEISVQGKTVAIIGLPDQVETARKAVEMLIQGVPHEHVYGFLDRKKKEAKQAMLEYYS, from the coding sequence ATGACCATACAGGAGATGAAAGTTTCAACAGCGAGGATCGGTGTACTCATCGGGAAGAGCGGGTCCACGAAGCGCGAGATCGAGGAGAAGACCGGGATAACCCTCCGGATCGACAGCGAGGAAGGGCTTGTGACGCTCGAAGGAGAGGACCCCGTCGGCGTCATGACGGCGACAAACGTCGTCTCCGCGATCAACCGGGGGTTCTCGCCGGAGCGTGCGCTCCGGCTCCTCGACGACGAGGACATGATGCTCGACATCCTCGATCTCGCCGACCTCTCGGGGACGACCCGGCAGCTCGAACGGCTCCGGGGGCGGATCATCGGGAAGGCGGGCACCTCCCGCGCCCAGATCGAGGATATGACCACCACGGAGATCTCGGTCCAGGGCAAGACCGTCGCGATCATCGGTCTCCCCGACCAGGTCGAGACCGCGAGGAAGGCGGTGGAGATGCTGATCCAGGGCGTGCCGCACGAGCATGTCTACGGATTCCTCGACCGGAAGAAGAAGGAAGCCAAGCAGGCGATGCTGGAGTACTACTCGTGA
- a CDS encoding FeoA family protein, producing MEKTLLDLEPGMQGTIARFIGNPGFVRKLRTIGIREGKNLTVVTRHPLGGPVVIEVDGREVTLGRGMAVRVVVDVAA from the coding sequence ATGGAAAAAACGTTGCTTGATCTGGAACCGGGCATGCAGGGAACCATCGCCCGATTTATCGGGAATCCGGGCTTTGTCCGGAAACTCAGAACCATCGGAATCAGGGAAGGCAAGAACCTCACCGTCGTCACCCGTCACCCCCTCGGCGGTCCGGTGGTGATCGAAGTGGATGGCCGGGAAGTGACGCTCGGCCGGGGAATGGCCGTAAGAGTCGTCGTGGACGTTGCCGCATGA
- a CDS encoding GNAT family N-acetyltransferase — MTGQPVLATDRLLLRPFTLADAPEVQRIAGDYEIASRALDIPYPYPDGAAETWIATLAPGFEQGVQIVYAVTRRGEPGLVGAVGLTEIDHGHGRAELGFWVAKSCWGRGYATEAARALIEYGFSILGLHRVYGTHFSRNPASGRVMEKCGMGHEAHLREHARKWGVFEDVEVWGILSDDWRERWTAPTIREP; from the coding sequence ATGACCGGACAGCCCGTCCTTGCAACCGATCGCCTGCTCCTGCGGCCGTTCACCCTCGCGGATGCCCCGGAGGTGCAGCGGATCGCCGGCGACTACGAGATCGCCTCCCGCGCCCTCGATATACCCTATCCTTACCCCGACGGAGCGGCGGAGACCTGGATCGCCACCCTCGCGCCCGGGTTTGAGCAGGGGGTTCAGATCGTCTACGCCGTCACCCGGCGCGGCGAGCCGGGACTCGTGGGCGCGGTCGGGCTCACGGAGATTGACCACGGTCATGGGCGGGCGGAGCTCGGGTTCTGGGTTGCGAAATCCTGCTGGGGCCGGGGATATGCCACCGAGGCCGCCCGTGCGTTGATCGAGTACGGGTTCTCGATCCTCGGGCTGCACCGGGTCTACGGCACGCACTTCTCCCGCAATCCGGCCTCGGGCCGGGTAATGGAGAAGTGCGGGATGGGGCACGAGGCGCACCTCCGGGAGCACGCGAGGAAGTGGGGAGTCTTCGAGGACGTCGAGGTCTGGGGGATTCTTAGCGACGATTGGCGGGAGCGGTGGACGGCCCCGACGATCCGGGAACCCTGA
- a CDS encoding KTSC domain-containing protein — translation MQRQIVESTNIKSVGYDPEDEVLEVEFHSGGVYHYVGVPPDVYEGMLAARSKGRYFGDFIRLRYPYEKVR, via the coding sequence ATGCAGCGCCAGATCGTCGAGTCCACCAACATAAAATCGGTCGGCTACGACCCGGAAGACGAGGTTCTGGAGGTTGAGTTTCATAGCGGCGGAGTCTACCACTACGTCGGGGTGCCGCCCGACGTCTACGAAGGAATGCTCGCGGCACGCTCGAAAGGCCGGTATTTCGGCGACTTCATCCGGCTGCGCTACCCCTACGAGAAGGTCCGGTGA
- a CDS encoding serine protein kinase RIO: MGVRIKDANTVKVREDVFDEVTLMALYKLVQKKLISVIGGPISTGKEANVFYGERDGQGLAIKIYRIQTANFKAMNDYLAGDRRFSSVRGTRKALIFAWTKKEYSNLARAHEAGIPAPEPFAFDRNILLMEFLGEDEVPYPQLRNAEVEDYGAVYRDILGYVERLYREARLVHADLSEYNILYHEKPYLIDMGQAVTLDHPRASAFLVRDIKNLNRYFSRYCDVVDEQEIIGTLVGTGRREP; encoded by the coding sequence ATGGGCGTCAGGATAAAAGACGCCAACACCGTGAAGGTACGGGAGGATGTCTTCGACGAGGTCACCCTGATGGCCCTCTACAAGCTCGTCCAGAAGAAACTGATCTCGGTCATCGGCGGGCCTATCAGCACGGGAAAAGAGGCAAACGTCTTCTACGGCGAGCGTGACGGACAGGGGCTTGCCATCAAGATCTACCGCATCCAGACCGCGAACTTCAAGGCGATGAACGATTACCTGGCGGGGGATCGCCGGTTCTCGAGCGTCCGGGGAACGCGCAAGGCTCTCATCTTCGCCTGGACGAAGAAAGAGTACAGCAACCTCGCCCGGGCGCACGAAGCGGGGATTCCGGCCCCCGAACCGTTTGCGTTCGACCGGAACATCCTCTTAATGGAGTTCCTGGGCGAGGACGAGGTGCCGTATCCGCAGCTCCGGAACGCCGAGGTCGAGGATTACGGAGCGGTATACCGCGATATCCTCGGCTACGTGGAGCGGCTCTACCGGGAGGCACGCCTGGTTCACGCCGACCTCTCCGAATACAATATCCTCTACCACGAGAAACCATACCTGATCGATATGGGACAGGCGGTCACCCTGGATCACCCACGGGCGTCGGCGTTTCTGGTCCGGGATATCAAGAACCTCAATCGATATTTCTCCCGCTACTGCGACGTGGTCGACGAGCAGGAGATCATCGGAACGCTCGTCGGCACCGGACGCCGGGAGCCCTGA
- a CDS encoding type II glyceraldehyde-3-phosphate dehydrogenase yields MIKVAINGFGTIGKRVADAVTAQPDMEVIGVSKTSVSAEAYIAKERGYPLYIADLGKKSAFEKAGIEVAGDVEAMLKAADIVVDATPGGVGEKNRPIYEKLGKKAIFQGGEDHEVAGFSFNAHANYNEAENHQFARVVSCNSTGLVRIIHALDQAFGVARVRAVMVRRGADPDDVKRGPIDAIVLNPASIPSHHGPDVNTVLPHINIVTLAMIVPTTFMHMHSIQMDLKKETTREEVLKVFENHSRIGLVRKTMGIKSNAQLREYTQDLGRPRTDLWENGVFEESVSILDGKEFYCFQAIHQEADVVPENIDCIRALMGTVKDSQESIRMTNEALGLVAIG; encoded by the coding sequence ATGATCAAAGTCGCGATCAACGGGTTCGGCACCATCGGTAAACGGGTCGCCGATGCGGTCACCGCACAACCCGATATGGAAGTCATCGGGGTCTCTAAGACGAGCGTCTCCGCTGAGGCATACATTGCAAAAGAGCGCGGATACCCCCTCTACATCGCTGACCTCGGGAAGAAGTCGGCGTTCGAGAAGGCCGGGATCGAGGTCGCCGGCGACGTCGAAGCGATGCTCAAGGCCGCCGATATCGTCGTAGACGCCACCCCCGGCGGCGTCGGCGAGAAGAACAGGCCAATCTATGAGAAACTCGGCAAAAAGGCGATCTTCCAGGGCGGCGAAGATCACGAGGTCGCCGGGTTCTCTTTCAACGCCCACGCGAACTACAACGAGGCCGAAAACCACCAGTTCGCCCGGGTCGTCTCGTGCAACTCCACCGGGCTCGTCCGGATCATCCACGCCCTGGACCAGGCCTTCGGCGTCGCACGGGTTCGGGCGGTGATGGTCCGGCGCGGCGCGGACCCCGACGACGTGAAGCGGGGACCGATCGATGCCATCGTCCTGAACCCGGCGTCCATCCCGAGCCACCACGGCCCCGACGTCAACACCGTCCTCCCGCACATCAACATCGTCACGCTCGCGATGATCGTCCCGACGACGTTTATGCACATGCACTCGATCCAGATGGACTTAAAGAAGGAGACCACCCGCGAGGAGGTGCTGAAGGTCTTTGAGAACCACAGCCGGATCGGGCTCGTCCGCAAGACCATGGGGATCAAGAGCAACGCCCAGCTCCGGGAGTACACCCAGGATCTCGGCCGGCCGAGGACGGATCTCTGGGAGAACGGGGTCTTCGAGGAGTCGGTCTCGATCCTCGACGGTAAAGAGTTCTACTGCTTCCAGGCGATCCACCAGGAGGCCGACGTCGTCCCCGAGAACATCGACTGCATCCGCGCCCTGATGGGAACGGTGAAGGATTCACAAGAGTCCATCCGGATGACCAACGAAGCGCTCGGTCTCGTCGCTATCGGATGA
- a CDS encoding metal-dependent transcriptional regulator — MRRKTTEEYIEIICLLERQEGRAQTGRIAEAIDVKPPSVTEMLRKLEQEGLIVYESYAGATLTPAGEEMARDLQRRHRTFADLLELLGVEGETAETDACQFEHHVSPETMERLRLFLEFLSKSPDGRRCLAAFGEFQKHER, encoded by the coding sequence ATGCGGAGGAAGACGACGGAAGAGTACATCGAGATCATCTGCCTGCTCGAGAGACAGGAGGGGCGGGCGCAGACCGGCAGGATCGCGGAAGCGATCGACGTCAAACCGCCGTCGGTCACGGAGATGCTCCGGAAACTGGAGCAGGAGGGGCTCATCGTCTACGAGTCCTACGCGGGCGCGACGTTGACCCCGGCAGGGGAAGAGATGGCCCGCGATCTCCAGAGAAGGCACAGGACGTTTGCGGATCTGCTGGAGCTCCTGGGGGTCGAGGGAGAGACCGCGGAGACGGACGCCTGCCAGTTCGAGCATCACGTGAGCCCGGAGACGATGGAGCGCCTCAGGCTCTTTCTCGAGTTCCTGAGCAAGAGCCCGGACGGCCGGCGGTGCCTCGCGGCGTTTGGGGAGTTCCAGAAACACGAACGGTGA
- a CDS encoding GNAT family N-acetyltransferase encodes MDQQPVLATDRLLLRPYTLSDARAVQRLCGDYAVSATTLLPYPYPDGLAEVWIASLDEGTERGNAAAFAVTLAGDGTLIGGARLRIEPDHARGELGFWVAKTCWGRGYATEAVRALIEYGFSVLGLHRIHAMHFSRNPASGRVMEKCGMVHEGRLRGHIKKWGVYEDVDIWGILSEQVPPTRMYASPALSRVPV; translated from the coding sequence ATGGATCAGCAGCCCGTCCTCGCAACCGACCGCCTTCTCCTGCGGCCGTATACCCTCTCGGATGCCCGTGCGGTGCAGCGGCTCTGCGGAGACTACGCTGTCTCGGCGACGACTCTTCTCCCCTACCCGTACCCGGACGGCCTCGCCGAGGTCTGGATCGCCTCGCTTGACGAAGGCACCGAGCGCGGCAACGCCGCGGCTTTCGCCGTCACCCTTGCCGGGGACGGAACCCTCATCGGCGGTGCCCGTCTTCGGATCGAGCCCGATCACGCCCGCGGCGAGCTCGGGTTCTGGGTTGCGAAGACCTGCTGGGGCCGGGGATATGCCACCGAAGCCGTCCGTGCGTTGATCGAGTATGGGTTCTCCGTCCTCGGGCTGCACCGGATCCATGCCATGCACTTCTCCCGCAACCCGGCCTCGGGCCGGGTGATGGAGAAGTGCGGGATGGTGCACGAAGGCCGGCTCCGCGGACACATAAAAAAATGGGGCGTATACGAGGATGTCGATATCTGGGGGATTCTGAGCGAGCAGGTCCCCCCTACCAGAATGTATGCCTCCCCGGCGCTGTCGAGGGTGCCCGTATGA
- a CDS encoding ROK family protein: MTTVIAVDLGGTNLRAALVGSDATILAHDAVPTPTTGSSGEVITAAIAARVEALLALPEGKEAAAIGVASAGPLDPDRGWVVDSPNIAFPVVEIVEPLRERFGLPVTLINDARAGVLGERWAGAARGSDNVVYITLSTGIGGGAVVNALLLLGMNGNAGEIGHIPVDTRYNLVCGCGFAGHWEAYASAKNIPGFFAAWREAADVRHVVFDPSSTREIFDAARAEDPAALAFMEALGEMNGRGVSAVIVAYNPEVIVFDGPLARYYGDIVIRHMEPFIDRYLSLPRLVVSELAGQAPLLGAAAYALEAMRRGRGV; this comes from the coding sequence ATGACGACCGTGATTGCCGTTGACCTCGGCGGAACCAACCTCCGCGCCGCCCTGGTAGGCTCGGACGCGACGATACTCGCCCATGACGCCGTCCCGACGCCGACTACGGGATCGTCCGGGGAGGTGATCACCGCCGCGATCGCCGCCCGGGTGGAAGCCCTCCTCGCGTTGCCGGAGGGGAAGGAGGCTGCGGCCATCGGCGTCGCATCGGCCGGCCCGCTGGACCCCGACCGGGGGTGGGTCGTCGACTCCCCGAACATCGCGTTCCCGGTCGTGGAGATCGTCGAGCCGCTCCGGGAGCGGTTCGGGCTTCCGGTCACGCTCATCAACGACGCCCGGGCAGGCGTCCTCGGCGAACGGTGGGCGGGCGCCGCACGCGGCTCCGATAACGTCGTCTACATCACCCTCTCGACCGGCATCGGCGGCGGTGCGGTGGTGAACGCCCTCCTCCTCCTCGGGATGAATGGGAACGCCGGGGAGATCGGGCATATCCCCGTCGATACCCGCTACAACCTCGTCTGCGGGTGCGGGTTTGCCGGCCACTGGGAGGCCTATGCCTCCGCAAAGAACATCCCCGGGTTCTTCGCGGCGTGGCGGGAGGCGGCCGACGTCCGGCATGTCGTCTTCGACCCCTCCTCCACCCGGGAGATCTTCGACGCGGCACGGGCGGAGGATCCGGCCGCCCTTGCCTTCATGGAGGCGCTCGGAGAGATGAACGGCCGCGGGGTCTCGGCGGTCATCGTCGCCTACAACCCCGAGGTGATCGTCTTCGACGGGCCGCTCGCCCGGTACTACGGGGATATCGTGATCCGGCATATGGAGCCGTTCATCGACCGCTACCTCTCGCTTCCCCGGCTTGTCGTCTCCGAACTTGCAGGACAGGCGCCGCTTCTCGGGGCGGCGGCGTACGCGCTCGAGGCGATGAGGAGGGGGCGAGGGGTGTGA